A single genomic interval of Saccharomyces eubayanus strain FM1318 chromosome IV, whole genome shotgun sequence harbors:
- the PUS9 gene encoding pseudouridine synthase PUS9, with product MLRNKSLNKFFRVPTIMSQNLKRSALTANLTSESRVTSDEFNKHLRNEVEREREIQQKKKIKRTKLNKRSSLIDKSTFQSREIGNKKPKHRQVDPEYEVDIEGPLRKIKPYYFTYKTFCKERWRNKKLIDVFTSEFRDREPEYYMKTIASGSVYLNDKAAGLSSIIKNGDLITHKVHRHEPPVTSRPIKTVFEDNDILVIDKPSGIPVHPTGRYRFNTITKMLERNLGFAVNPCNRLDRLTSGLMFLAKTPKGADEIGDQLKAREVTKEYVARVIGEFPETEVVVEKPLRLIEPRLALNAVCQMDDEGAKHAKTVFNRISYDGKTSIVRCKPLTGRSHQIRVHLQYLGHPIANDPIYSNEEAWSSNLGKNGGIDFDTVIARLDEVGKTRPAKSWYHKNSANGEVLRQEKCTLCESDLYTDPGPNDLDLWLHAYLYESTETDEESGQKKWRYKTEYPEWAQIT from the coding sequence ATGCTAAGAAACAAAAGTctaaacaaattttttagaGTGCCAACCATTATGTCTCAGAATCTCAAACGGAGCGCGTTAACAGCAAATCTTACTTCGGAATCAAGAGTAACTTCGGATGAATTCAATAAGCATTTGCGAAATGAAGTCGAACGAGAGAGGGaaattcaacaaaagaagaaaataaagagaacCAAGTTAAACAAACGGTCAAGTTTAATTGATAAGTCCACATTCCAATCGCGAGAAATAGGGAACAAGAAGCCTAAGCACAGACAGGTTGATCCAGAATATGAAGTTGATATCGAGGGACCCCTGAGGAAAATCAAGCCATATTATTTTACATACAAGACATTTTGTAAAGAACGCTggagaaataaaaaactgATTGACGTTTTCACGTCGGAATTCCGAGATCGCGAACCTGAGTACTATATGAAAACAATTGCCAGCGGCAGTGTTTATTTGAATGATAAGGCCGCAGGCTTGTCCAGCATAATTAAAAATGGAGATCTAATTACACACAAAGTACATAGGCATGAGCCCCCAGTCACTTCAAGGCCCATAAAaactgtttttgaagacaaCGACATCCTGGTTATTGACAAGCCAAGCGGTATACCTGTTCACCCAACTGGCCGTTATCGGTTTAATACGATCACGAAGATGttggaaagaaatttgGGTTTTGCAGTGAATCCGTGTAATAGATTGGATAGACTCACAAGCGGGTTAATGTTTTTGGCGAAAACGCCAAAGGGAGCTGACGAGATTGGTGATCAGTTGAAAGCTCGAGAAGTTACCAAGGAATACGTGGCTAGAGTAATTGGCGAATTTCCAGAGACAGAAGTAGTAGTTGAGAAACCATTGAGATTAATTGAGCCAAGACTTGCTCTTAATGCGGTGTGCCAAATGGATGATGAAGGCGCCAAGCATGCGAAGACCGTTTTTAACAGAATAAGCTACGACGGAAAGACAAGTATTGTAAGGTGCAAACCTCTCACTGGACGATCACACCAAATTAGGGTACATCTGCAATACTTAGGACATCCGATTGCTAACGATCCGATTTATTCGAATGAAGAAGCATGGAGTAGCAATCTAGGCAAAAATGGAGGAATAGACTTTGATACAGTTATCGCAAGACTGGATGAAGTAGGAAAAACCAGACCGGCCAAAAGTTGGTATCATAAGAATTCCGCTAACGGTGAGGTATTAAGACAAGAAAAGTGCACTCTTTGCGAATCTGATTTGTACACTGATCCCGGTCCTAATGATCTTGATCTTTGGTTACATGCATACCTATACGAATCAACCGAGACTGACGAAGAAAGTGGACAGAAAAAATGGCGCTACAAAACGGAGTATCCAGAATGGGCCCAAATAACATAG
- the GPR1 gene encoding Gpr1p: MIIXGSSLNPNTSIRSSLPEEKTNVLRELNTTTVNQLLGLPGMTSTFTAPQLLQLRIIAITASGVSLLAGCFGMFFLSKMDKRRKVFRHDLIAFLIICDFLKALILMIYPMIILINNSVYAEPAFFNVLGWFTAFAIEGADMAIMIFAIHFAVLIFKPSWKWRNRSSGNMEGGLYKKRSYIWPITALIPAILASLAFINYNKLNDDSDTTVVLDNNNYNFPDSPRQGGYKPWSAWCYLPPKPYWYKIVLSWGPRYFIIVSIFAIYISIYVFVTSESKRIKKQIGDFNHNPQQEEEEEKDKKKLLSLGHMGKVRWYLKSYLKSPLLRFLKNLRNFFTISLVEPGEETTDDSSSSGTFNLGQNSHELPAYTGSNENIPINGGVRLLDYNTTKPANKSKIITPANQDLEKNDPFDCNNDISINPLGFKMEQEERDAAFGMENGRLDTRKSSMLEHQTFSCLNSLASPLEALNHNNNDDDDCNSRNNKNNKNKNNVNNINNNNKNNNKNTTTTTNNTNNTNNTNNTNNTNNTNNNATTNNIPPAFNEAFVQNKDFSHNSISDTIRDDNLNVTDVQRHFQAQTYKDMKKRRSQIQKNLRAIFIYPLSYIAIWLFPIIADALQYSYEIKHGPTMWVTYIDTCVRPLSCLVDVIVYLFKEKPWNYSWAKTESKFLTEKFVLKGELGEKEILNLCYSKWGKRGWYYRGKWRKRKCWRYSTSTTKRIMWFIQRFFEQLFELKFHFDFHDNCDDFEYWEKYYSAKESSDKKRTESDETKTNGSDRSLQTNSLEVQTMLNTIKAEEIEVPLFWRLIHHIPMLAGIDLDELDRLLKIQYNHDRFPLPGLEFALNKNKNKNQQQDTSSDSIFKSSFSLNVGTNDDKNVTQVNKGLHSQRAAITKNHTVKPPVPDVTPCSGNDLKNDSDSNNMDLIAFLKNGP, translated from the coding sequence ATGATCATCAWGGGATCATCCCTGAATCCTAACACATCGATAAGGTCGTCCTTaccagaagaaaagacaaatgTTCTCCGAGAACTTAATACCACCACCGTCAACCAACTATTGGGGCTGCCAGGAATGACATCCACCTTCACAGCCCCACAACTATTACAGTTAAGGATAATAGCTATAACCGCCTCTGGCGTGTCGCTCCTTGCCGGGTGCTTTGGaatgttctttctttccaagatgGATAAGAGGAGAAAGGTTTTTAGACATGATCTGATTGcatttttaataatttgTGACTTTCTAAAAGCCTTAATTCTAATGATTTATCCTATGATTATTCTGATCAATAACAGTGTGTATGCAGAACCCGCATTTTTTAATGTACTGGGTTGGTTTACAGCCTTTGCTATTGAGGGTGCAGATATGGCCATAATGATTTTCGCCATTCATTTTGCTGTGCTAATATTCAAACCTAGTTGGAAATGGCGTAATAGAAGTTCCGGCAATATGGAAGGCGGACtatacaagaaaagatctTACATCTGGCCTATTACTGCTTTAATACCGGCCATTTTAGCGAGCTTAGCCTTCATTAACTATAATAAACTCAATGATGATTCTGACACTACCGTTGTCTTGGACAACAATAACTACAATTTCCCTGATTCTCCCAGACAAGGCGGTTACAAGCCTTGGAGTGCATGGTGCTATTTGCCACCCAAACCATATTGGTACAAAATCGTATTGAGTTGGGGTCCCAGATactttattattgtttctattttcGCCATTTACATCAGtatttatgtttttgttaCCAGTGAAAGtaaaagaatcaaaaaacaaattggAGATTTCAATCATAATCCACaacaagaggaagaggaagagaaagataaaaaaaaactgctaAGTTTGGGCCATATGGGGAAAGTTAGGTGGTATCTTAAAAGTTATCTTAAATCGCCATTGTTACGTTTTTTAAAGAACCtgagaaattttttcaccaTATCTCTGGTAGAGCCAGGTGAGGAAACAACAGATGATTCAAGTAGTAGTGGCACTTTTAATCTCGGCCAAAACTCGCATGAATTGCCTGCATATACAGGAAGCAATGAAAACATCCCCATTAATGGTGGAGTACGGTTGCTTGACTATAACACTACTAAGCCGGCTAATAAATCCAAGATTATAACGCCTGCAAACCAAGATTTAGAGAAAAATGATCCGTTTGACTGTAATAATGACATATCAATAAATCCCCTAGGTTTTAAGATGGAACAAGAGGAGCGTGATGCAGCTTTTGGAATGGAAAATGGAAGACTGGATACAAGAAAGAGTTCAATGCTGGAACACCAgactttttcttgcttgaATTCCTTAGCATCACCCCTCGAAGCGTTAaatcataataataatgatgatgatgattgCAACAGtagaaacaacaagaacaacaagaacaagaacaacgtcaacaacatcaacaacaacaacaagaacaacaataaaaatactactactactactaataatactaataatactaataatactaataatactaataataccaataatactaataataatgcTACAACTAATAATATTCCTCCTGCTTTTAATGAAGCATTCGTCCAAAATAAAGATTTTTCGCACAATAGCATTAGCGATACAATCAGGGACGACAATTTAAACGTTACTGATGTACAACGACACTTTCAAGCTCAAACTTATAAAGATATGAAAAAGCGCAGGTCACAAATTCAGAAGAATCTGAGAGCCATATTCATTTATCCACTATCGTATATTGCGATTTGGCTTTTTCCCATCATTGCGGATGCGTTGCAATACAGCTATGAAATAAAACATGGACCCACTATGTGGGTGACATATATCGATACTTGTGTGAGACCATTAAGCTGTCTCGTCGACGTTATTGTTTATCtgttcaaagaaaaaccttGGAATTATTCATGGGCCAAAACGGAATCAAAATTCcttactgaaaaatttgttttaAAAGGCGAGCTTGgcgaaaaggaaattttgAACCTTTGCTATAGTAAATGGGGCAAAAGAGGTTGGTATTACCGTGGAAAAtggaggaaaagaaagtgtTGGAGATATTCTACAAGCACTACAAAGCGTATTATGTGGTTTATCCAACGCTTTTTTGAACAGTTATTTGAGTTAAAATTTCACTTTGATTTTCACGACAACtgtgatgattttgaatattgggaaaaatattattcaGCCAAGGAATCAAGCGATAAGAAACGCACAGAATCAGATGAGACCAAAACAAATGGCAGTGATAGATCTCTTCAAACAAACTCACTTGAAGTACAGACCATGCTAAATACTATAAAGGCCGAAGAGATTGAGGTGCCCCTGTTTTGGCGGTTAATTCACCATATTCCGATGCTTGCTGGTATAGACCTTGATGAACTAGACAGGTTGTTAAAAATTCAGTACAACCACGACCGTTTCCCTTTACCTGGATTGGAATTTGCactaaacaaaaacaaaaacaaaaaccaaCAGCAGGACACTTCAAGTGATAGCATTTTTAAATCAagcttttctttaaatgTTGGCACAAACGACGATAAAAATGTTACACAAGTAAATAAAGGTCTACATTCTCAGAGGGCAGCGATCACCAAAAATCACACTGTGAAGCCTCCCGTCCCTGATGTTACTCCTTGTTCAGGAAATGATTTAAAGAATGATAGTGATAGCAATAACATGGACTTGATAGCTTTCCTGAAAAATGGACCGTAA
- the DBP10 gene encoding ATP-dependent RNA helicase DBP10, with protein sequence MAGVQKRRRDLGDQDGSGSEEEDAAFDIANDIALNASESDSDDSGSEEEADYGLGGVQDVIEYSSDEEEKEKNKKKTDAKNTKKSKEGNKTKTTTKTKNGKKETAAFPTLELSDDENSAPGKNQADDDEDDVNEYFSTTNLEKSKHKKGSFPSFGLSKIVLNNIKRKGFRQPTPIQRKTIPLILQSRDIVGMARTGSGKTAAFILPMIEKLKSHSGKIGARAVILSPSRELAMQTFNVFKDFAKGTALRSVLLTGGDSLEEQFSMMMSNPDVIIATPGRFLHLKVEMNLDLKSVEYVVFDEADRLFEMGFQEQLNELLASLPTTRQTLLFSATLPNSLVDFVKAGLVNPVLVRLDTETKVSENLEMLFVSTKNDDREANLLYILQEVIKIPLATSEQLQKLQKSNNEAADSESDDENDRQKKRKNFKREKFRKQRMPGGNELPSEKATILFVPTRHHVEYISQLLRDCGFLISYIYGTLDQHARKRQLYNFRAGLTSILVVTDVAARGVDIPMLANVINYTLPGSSKIFVHRVGRTARAGNKGWAYSIVAENELPYLLDLELFLGKKILLAPMYDSLAALMKKRWVDEGKPEYTFQPPSLSYTKRLVLGACPRLDVEGLGDLYKNLMTSNFDLQLAKKTALKAEQLYYRTRTAASPESLKRSKEIIASGWDAQNAYFGKNEEKEKLDFLAKLQNRRNKETVFEFTRNPDDEMSVLMKRRRRQLAPIQRKSRERRELLEKERMAGLSHSIEDEILKGNDGETGYTISEDALKEFEDADQLLEAQENDSKKKNKPKTFKDPSFFLSHYAPAGEIQDKQLQITGGFANDAAHAAYDLNSDDKVQVHKQTATVKWDKKRKKYVNTQGIDNKKYIIGESGQKIAASFRSGRFDDWSKARNLKPLKVGSRESSIPSNLLADPSQGPGARGGAVRGKFKHKQMKAPKMPDKHRDNYYTQKKKVEKALQSGVNVRGYNNAPGLRSELKSTDQIRKDRAAAEKKRAKNARPTKKRKF encoded by the coding sequence ATGGCAGGCGTacagaaaaggagaagagATCTTGGAGACCAAGACGGTAGCGgaagtgaagaagaagacgcCGCCTTCGACATTGCCAACGATATCGCTTTGAATGCCAGTGAAAGTGATTCTGATGATTCCGGCAGTGAGGAAGAAGCTGATTATGGCCTCGGTGGTGTCCAAGATGTCATCGAGTATAGCTCAGACGAAGaggagaaggaaaagaataagaagaagaccgATGCCAAGAATACCAAGAAAAGCAAGGAAGGTAATAAGACCAAGACTACGACCAAGACTAAGAAtggtaaaaaagaaacagcagCATTTCCAACATTGGAACTTTCAGACGATGAAAACAGTGCACCTGGTAAAAATCAAGccgatgatgatgaggatgatGTCAATGAATATTTCTCTACCAcgaatttggaaaagtcaAAGCACAAAAAGGGCAGTTTCCCCAGTTTTGGTTTGTCTAAAATAGTGTTGAACAACATTAAGAGAAAGGGGTTCCGTCAACCTACACccattcaaagaaaaactatCCCATTGATTTTACAAAGTAGAGATATCGTCGGTATGGCACGTACCGGTTCCGGTAAAACAGCAGCATTCATCTTGCCCATGATAGAAAAACTGAAGAGCCATTCTGGTAAAATCGGTGCTCGTGCTGTGATTCTGTCGCCTTCCAGAGAGTTGGCCATGCAAACGTTCAATGTCTTCAAAGACTTCGCTAAGGGTACAGCGTTAAGAAGTGTTCTCTTGACCGGTGGTGACTCCTTGGAAGAGCAATTTAGCATGATGATGTCCAATCCGGATGTGATCATCGCTACTCCTGGTAGATTCCTGCATTTGAAGGTCGAAATGAACCTCGATTTGAAGAGTGTAGAATATGTCGTTTTTGATGAGGCTGATagactttttgaaatgggGTTTCAAGAACAATTAAATGAATTACTGGCATCCTTGCCTACAACAAGACAaactttgttgttttctgCAACCTTGCCCAACTCTTTggttgattttgttaaGGCCGGTTTAGTTAACCCAGTTTTAGTTCGTTTAGATACTGAAACAAAAGTTtctgaaaatttggaaatgcTATTCGTCTCCACGAAAAATGACGATAGAGAAGCTAATCTACTATACATTTTGCAAGAGGTTATAAAGATTCCATTGGCAACGAGTGAGCAATTgcaaaaacttcaaaagagTAACAATGAAGCAGCCGACAGTGAatcagatgatgaaaatgaccgtcaaaaaaagaggaagaatttCAAGAGGGAAAAGTTCCGTAAACAAAGAATGCCTGGTGGTAACGAATTGCCTTCTGAAAAGGCAACTATTTTGTTTGTTCCAACCCGACACCATGTGGAATATATCTCTCAATTGTTAAGGGATTGTGGATTTTTGATCTCGTATATTTACGGTACTTTGGATCAACATGCTCGTAAACGTCAATTGTATAACTTTAGAGCAGGTCTGACTTCCATCTTGGTTGTTACAGATGTTGCTGCCAGAGGTGTTGATATCCCAATGTTGGCTAACGTCATTAACTACACACTACCTGGTTCATCGAAAATCTTTGTTCATCGTGTCGGTAGAACCGCAAGAGCTGGTAACAAAGGTTGGGCGTATTCTATTGTGGCAGAAAACGAACTACCTTATTTACTAGATTTGGAATTATTTTTGGGTAAAAAGATTCTTCTGGCACCTATGTACGATTCCCTCGCAGCcttaatgaagaaaagatggGTGGATGAAGGTAAACCGGAATATACATTCCAACCGCCAAGTCTTTCTTACACAAAGAGACTTGTCTTGGGTGCATGTCCTAGATTGGACGTGGAAGGATTAGGAGATCTttataaaaatttgatgaCTTCTAATTTCGACTTGCAGTTGGCCAAGAAAACTGCGCTGAAGGCAGAACAATTATACTACAGGACTCGTACTGCCGCATCACCTGAATCCTTGAAGAGAAGTAAGGAGATTATTGCATCTGGCTGGGATGCTCAAAATGCATATTTTGGTAagaacgaagaaaaagaaaagttggaTTTCTTGGCTAAGTTGCAaaacagaagaaacaaagaaactgTGTTTGAATTCACAAGAAACCCAGATGACGAGATGTCTGtgttgatgaaaagaagaagaagacaacTGGCCCCAATTCAACGAAAGTCCCGTGAAAGAAGGGAACtattagaaaaggaaagaatgGCTGGTCTTTCACATtctattgaagatgaaattctGAAGGGTAATGATGGTGAGACTGGTTACACGATATCCGAAGATGCTTTAAAAGAATTCGAAGACGCAGACCAATTATTGGAGGCACAAGAAAACGACagtaagaagaaaaataagcCAAAGACGTTCAAAGATccatctttcttcttgagtCATTATGCGCCAGCTGGTGAAATACAGGACAAACAATTGCAGATAACTGGTGGGTTTGCAAATGATGCTGCACATGCTGCTTACGATCTGAACAGCGACGATAAGGTGCAAGTTCACAAACAAACAGCCACTGTGAAATGggataaaaaaagaaagaagtatGTTAACACTCAAGGTATTgataacaaaaaatatatcatTGGTGAAAGTGGTCAAAAGATCGCGGCAAGTTTCAGATCTGGTAGATTCGATGATTGGTCAAAGGCAAGAAACTTAAAACCATTGAAGGTCGGTTCCAGGGAATCAAGCATCCCATCCAACCTGCTTGCAGATCCTTCACAAGGCCCAGGTGCTCGTGGTGGGGCTGTTCGTGGGAAGTTCAAGCATAAACAAATGAAGGCACCTAAAATGCCCGATAAACATAGAGACAATTACTACacccaaaagaagaaagttgAAAAGGCTCTTCAAAGTGGTGTTAATGTAAGGGGTTATAACAATGCTCCAGGTTTAAGAAGTGAATTGAAATCCACTGATCAAATTAGAAAAGATAGAGCTGCCGCAGAGAAAAAACGTGCAAAGAATGCTCGTCCTACTAAAAAGCGTAAATTTTAG
- the PRP9 gene encoding SF3a splicing factor complex subunit PRP9: MDILETKRSLLEDLEIIENAITERIQRNPELYYHYILEAGKLFPDVKQPRSSLVSENKIYKLKKDKRNRKQVILQQHEIDLFLRDYKEKQKLANEIKIPQDVQEDDKDLRGFEQKLQELEEELINEQENFQLDMNLKRGRYALFSSSAEPSKRTNILSERARDIDLNRLFTRDEQYGEYMELEQFHSLWLNVIRRGDCSLLQFLDTVELFVDDEKYLLVPPMDRKNDRYMSFLIKLSEYVEDFFHKSYVLFEKEVVEGLIKSDFENSYCRGFLKSESKGIYCPLCYKWFKTQAVFENHIPGKTHKKNEAKRKRAVYSEYKLHRYLRLLKDELFHTKSFVERKLAFTANERMVEMNGLTQKYEAPAYDVTEREGDGQGGDEQKDDKLQGKHMFGKSFDMPLGPDGLPMPYWLYKLHGLDREYLCEICGNKTYNGRRTFERHFNEETHLYHLRCLGIEPSSIFKGITKIAEAQKLWNNTPRQPQFVTSTAAVPADKKLSQTKLPVEMELEEEDEQGNVMSKKVYDELKKQGLV, encoded by the coding sequence ATGGATATTTTAGAGACGAAAAGATCTTTGTTGGAAGACTTGGAAATTATTGAGAATGCCATAACAGAAAGAATTCAACGGAATCCGGAGTTGTATTACCATTATATATTGGAAGCAGGCAAGCTGTTTCCCGATGTTAAACAACCCAGGTCTTCGTTGGTTTCTGAGAACAAAATTTACAAACTGAAAAAGGACAAGAGAAATAGAAAGCAGGTAATTTTACAACAGCATGAGATagatctttttcttcgagactataaagagaaacaaaagttAGCCAATGAAATAAAGATTCCGCAAGACGTTCAGGAGGATGACAAAGATTTGCGTGGTTTTGAACAAAAGTTACAAgaacttgaagaagaactgaTAAACGAGcaagaaaatttccaaCTGGATATGAATCTAAAGAGAGGCAGATATGCActattctcttcttctgctgaACCATCGAAGCGCACCAACATTCTTTCTGAAAGAGCCAGGGACATAGATTTGAATAGGTTGTTTACCAGAGACGAGCAATATGGTGAATATATGGAGCTTGAACAATTCCATTCTTTATGGTTGAATGTGATTAGACGAGGCGATTGTTCTTTGCTCCAATTTCTCGACACCGTGGAATTATTTgtagatgatgaaaaatatttgctAGTACCACCGATGGATCGTAAAAATGATAGATATATGTCCTTCTTGATAAAGTTAAGCGAATACGTGGAAgacttttttcataaaagtTACGTTTTGTTCGAGAAAGAAGTAGTAGAAGGTTTAATCAAGTCCGACTTTGAGAATTCATACTGCAGAggatttttgaaatctgaATCAAAGGGGATTTATTGTCCTCTTTGTTATAAGTGGTTCAAGACACAGGCTGTTTTCGAAAACCATATACCAGGGAAAACCCATAAGAAGAATGAagccaaaagaaaaagggcCGTATACTCTGAATACAAATTGCATCGATACTTGAGACTTCTTAAGGATGAACTGTTCCATACGAAAAGTTTCGTGGAAAGAAAGCTGGCATTCACAGCGAATGAAAGAATGGTGGAAATGAATGGTCTAACGCAGAAATATGAAGCACCCGCATACGATGTAACTGAAAGGGAGGGTGATGGGCAAGGTGGTGACGAGCAAAAAGACGATAAGCTACAAGGAAAGCATATGTTCGGTAAATCCTTTGATATGCCACTAGGCCCCGACGGATTGCCTATGCCATACTGGCTATATAAACTACATGGGCTTGACAGAGAGTACCTTTGTGAAATCTGCGGGAATAAAACCTATAATGGGCGGCGGACTTTTGAAAGGCATTTCAATGAAGAGACACATCTTTACCACTTGCGATGCCTGGGTATCGAACCCTCCTCAATCTTCAAAGGCATAACAAAGATTGCAGAAGCACAAAAGCTTTGGAACAATACACCAAGGCAGCCACAATTCGTAACCTCGACAGCAGCCGTACCAGCAGATAAAAAGCTTTCGCAGACAAAACTTCCCGTTGAAATGGAACTggaagaagaggacgaACAGGGGAATGTGATGAGCAAGAAGGTGTACGATGAGCTCAAAAAGCAAGGCCTGGTGTGA